The following are from one region of the Streptomyces rubrogriseus genome:
- a CDS encoding TetR/AcrR family transcriptional regulator translates to MTETATARRSRITPEREAELYEAVLDLLREVGYDALTMDAVAARTRSSKATLYRQWGGKPELVVKAIRHNKPGEIGDVDTGSLRGDLHALMAREDDCTMEQNSALMRGVAMALHQNPDLRQAFREQLIEPEMAEFQRVLQRAVDRGEIRADCPALDFLVHMMVGGFATRTLLDDQPPTREFLASYIDAVILPALGVSTH, encoded by the coding sequence ATGACGGAGACCGCCACCGCGCGCCGCAGCCGGATCACTCCCGAGCGCGAGGCCGAGCTGTACGAGGCCGTGCTCGACCTGCTCCGCGAAGTCGGCTACGACGCCCTCACCATGGACGCCGTGGCCGCCCGCACCCGGTCCAGCAAGGCGACGCTCTACCGCCAGTGGGGCGGCAAGCCGGAGCTGGTCGTCAAGGCCATCCGGCACAACAAGCCCGGCGAGATCGGCGACGTCGACACCGGATCGCTCCGCGGCGACCTGCACGCCCTGATGGCGCGTGAGGACGACTGCACCATGGAACAGAACTCCGCGCTGATGCGGGGCGTCGCCATGGCGCTGCACCAGAACCCGGACCTGCGCCAGGCGTTCCGGGAACAGCTCATCGAACCGGAGATGGCGGAGTTCCAGCGCGTGCTGCAACGCGCCGTCGACCGCGGTGAGATCAGAGCGGACTGTCCGGCGCTGGACTTCCTCGTGCACATGATGGTCGGCGGATTCGCCACCCGCACGCTGCTGGACGACCAGCCGCCGACCCGGGAGTTCCTCGCCTCCTACATCGACGCCGTGATCCTCCCCGCCCTCGGCGTCTCCACCCACTGA
- a CDS encoding MMPL family transporter has product MATFLYKLGRLAFRRRHFVALIWVALLTLAGVGAASAPPAGNSSFSIPGTEAQKAFDLLEQRFPGASADGATARVVFKAPAGEKMTDAGNKTTVDELADGSEVASVADPYTGNAVSKDGTIAYASVKYDVSGMELEESTKDALEDAAQQARDAGLTVEIGGDALQAVPETGATEVIGIAVAAVVLVITFGSLVAAGLPLLTALIGVGIGVSSITALASALELGSTTSILAMMIGLAVGIDYALFIVSRYRAELAEGREREEAAGRAVGTAGSAVVFAGLTVVIALVGLAVVNIPMLTKMGIAAAGTVAIAVLIALTMIPALLGYAGRRVKPAGAKGKRLGRSRKGEPKPDQPAGQPKANLGTRWASFVVRRPLAVLLLGVIGLGAAAVPAASLELGLPDDGSQPTSTTQRRAYDLLSEGFGPGFNGPLMVVVDAKGSDAPKDAFTDVEQRIKGLDGVVAVTPPAPNKGGDTATITVVPDSKPSSVQTEDLVHAIRDAGGDIEAKTGAETLVTGSTAMNIDVSQKLNDALVPYLVLVVGLAFLLLIVVFRSILVPLKAALGFLLSVMAALGAVVAVFQWGWLSGLMGVEETGPVMSMMPIFMVGVVFGLAMDYEVFLVTRMREAYVHGEKPNQAVVTGFKHGARVVTAAAVIMMAVFAGFIGSSESMVKMIGFGLAIAVFFDAFVVRMAIVPAVLALLGKKAWWLPKWLDRALPNVDVEGEGLRTAAERGTGPDEDRELVRT; this is encoded by the coding sequence GTGGCCACGTTCCTCTACAAACTCGGCCGGCTCGCCTTTCGCCGACGGCACTTCGTCGCCCTGATCTGGGTGGCCCTGCTGACGCTCGCCGGCGTCGGCGCCGCCAGCGCCCCGCCCGCCGGCAACTCCTCCTTCTCCATCCCCGGAACGGAGGCCCAAAAGGCCTTCGACCTGCTGGAACAGCGCTTCCCCGGTGCGAGCGCCGACGGGGCGACCGCACGGGTCGTCTTCAAGGCGCCGGCCGGCGAGAAGATGACGGACGCCGGCAACAAGACGACCGTCGACGAACTGGCGGACGGCTCCGAGGTCGCCTCGGTCGCCGACCCCTACACGGGCAACGCCGTCAGCAAGGACGGCACCATCGCCTACGCCTCGGTGAAGTACGACGTCTCCGGCATGGAGCTGGAGGAGTCCACCAAGGACGCCCTGGAGGACGCCGCCCAGCAGGCGCGCGACGCCGGGCTGACCGTCGAGATCGGCGGCGACGCGCTCCAGGCCGTCCCGGAGACCGGCGCCACCGAGGTCATCGGCATCGCGGTCGCCGCCGTCGTCCTGGTCATCACCTTCGGCTCCCTGGTCGCGGCCGGGCTGCCGCTGCTCACCGCCCTGATCGGCGTCGGCATCGGCGTCTCCTCCATCACCGCGCTGGCGAGCGCGCTCGAACTGGGCTCGACCACCTCGATCCTGGCCATGATGATCGGCCTCGCGGTCGGCATCGACTACGCCCTGTTCATCGTCTCCCGCTACCGCGCCGAACTCGCCGAGGGGCGCGAACGCGAGGAGGCCGCCGGACGGGCGGTCGGCACCGCGGGCTCCGCGGTCGTCTTCGCCGGACTCACCGTCGTCATCGCCCTGGTGGGCCTCGCGGTCGTCAACATCCCGATGCTCACCAAGATGGGCATCGCGGCGGCCGGCACCGTCGCCATCGCGGTCCTGATCGCGCTCACGATGATCCCCGCGCTGCTCGGCTACGCCGGTCGCAGGGTCAAGCCCGCCGGGGCGAAGGGCAAGCGGCTGGGCCGGTCCCGCAAGGGCGAGCCGAAGCCGGACCAGCCGGCCGGCCAGCCGAAGGCCAACCTGGGCACCCGCTGGGCGAGCTTCGTCGTCCGCCGCCCGCTCGCCGTCCTCCTCCTGGGCGTCATCGGCCTCGGCGCCGCCGCGGTCCCCGCGGCCTCCCTGGAGCTGGGCCTGCCCGACGACGGCTCCCAGCCGACGTCCACGACCCAGCGCCGCGCCTACGACCTGCTCTCCGAGGGCTTCGGGCCCGGCTTCAACGGTCCCCTGATGGTCGTGGTCGACGCGAAGGGCAGCGACGCGCCCAAGGACGCCTTCACCGACGTCGAGCAGCGGATCAAGGGCCTCGACGGCGTCGTGGCGGTGACCCCGCCCGCCCCCAACAAGGGCGGCGACACCGCGACGATCACCGTGGTCCCGGACTCCAAGCCGTCCTCCGTGCAGACCGAGGACCTGGTGCACGCCATCCGTGACGCGGGCGGCGACATCGAGGCGAAGACCGGCGCCGAGACCCTGGTCACCGGCTCGACGGCGATGAACATCGACGTCAGCCAGAAGCTCAACGACGCGCTGGTGCCGTACCTGGTCCTGGTCGTCGGCCTGGCCTTCCTCCTGCTCATCGTGGTCTTCCGCTCGATCCTGGTCCCGCTGAAGGCGGCCCTCGGCTTCCTGCTCTCCGTCATGGCGGCGCTCGGCGCGGTCGTCGCGGTCTTCCAGTGGGGCTGGCTGTCCGGCCTGATGGGCGTCGAGGAGACCGGACCGGTCATGTCGATGATGCCGATCTTCATGGTCGGCGTGGTCTTCGGCCTGGCGATGGACTACGAGGTCTTCCTGGTCACCCGCATGCGGGAGGCCTACGTCCACGGCGAGAAGCCGAACCAGGCGGTCGTCACCGGCTTCAAGCACGGCGCCCGGGTCGTCACCGCCGCCGCGGTGATCATGATGGCGGTCTTCGCCGGCTTCATCGGCTCCAGCGAGTCCATGGTGAAGATGATCGGCTTCGGACTCGCGATCGCCGTCTTCTTCGACGCGTTCGTCGTCCGCATGGCCATCGTCCCGGCGGTCCTCGCCCTGCTCGGCAAGAAGGCCTGGTGGCTGCCGAAGTGGCTGGACCGCGCGCTGCCCAACGTGGACGTCGAGGGCGAGGGTCTGCGCACGGCCGCCGAGCGCGGCACCGGCCCCGACGAGGACCGGGAGCTGGTGCGCACCTGA
- a CDS encoding YbaK/EbsC family protein, whose amino-acid sequence MTTTDDASGSAADPADAGAAHPRFAAALGELGLGDLAGRARRFPEATRTATEAAAAIGCELSQICKSLIFAADGVPVLVLMDGASRVDLDRVREELGAEKVTRAKADVVRETTGYAIGGVPPFGHRTRTRVLADRSLLAHDVVWAAAGTPYAVFPMEPKDLVATAGATLVDVRERSE is encoded by the coding sequence ATGACGACGACCGACGACGCCTCCGGCTCCGCCGCCGACCCCGCCGACGCCGGTGCCGCCCACCCGCGCTTCGCCGCCGCCCTCGGCGAACTGGGTCTCGGCGACCTGGCCGGACGGGCCCGGCGCTTCCCGGAGGCCACCCGCACCGCCACCGAGGCCGCCGCCGCCATCGGGTGCGAGCTGAGCCAGATCTGCAAGTCGCTCATCTTCGCCGCGGACGGCGTGCCCGTACTGGTCCTCATGGACGGCGCCTCCCGCGTCGACCTGGACCGGGTCCGGGAGGAACTCGGCGCCGAGAAGGTCACCCGGGCCAAGGCCGACGTCGTACGGGAGACCACCGGGTACGCGATCGGCGGGGTGCCGCCCTTCGGGCACCGGACCAGGACCCGGGTGCTGGCCGACCGGTCCCTGCTCGCCCACGACGTCGTCTGGGCCGCCGCCGGGACCCCGTACGCCGTCTTCCCGATGGAGCCCAAGGACCTGGTCGCCACCGCCGGTGCCACCCTCGTGGACGTGCGCGAGCGCTCCGAGTGA
- a CDS encoding DMT family transporter, protein MTPLVTAAVLLAAVTHASWNAIAHRITDKLTGFALISGGGMLIGLALLPFTAFPAAGAWPYLLVSAAVHIAYYALLMRSFRLGDFGQAYPIARGSAPLLVTVLAAVFAHEVPDGWATGGILVSCAGLTGVALWGLRGRRPDWAAIGAALATGVTIAAYTVVDGLGVRASGTSLGYIAWLMAVQGTVLPAYFLYRHRAGAWALLRPHAGLGLAGAALSVTAYALVLWAQTRAELAPIAALRESSILVGAAIGALFFKERFGAPRIAAAGLLVVGIGLMLHTG, encoded by the coding sequence GTGACGCCGCTGGTCACCGCCGCGGTGCTGCTCGCGGCGGTCACCCATGCCAGCTGGAACGCGATCGCCCACCGGATCACCGACAAGCTGACCGGGTTCGCGCTGATCTCCGGCGGCGGGATGCTGATCGGGCTCGCGCTGCTGCCGTTCACCGCGTTCCCGGCGGCCGGGGCCTGGCCGTACCTCCTGGTCTCCGCCGCCGTCCACATCGCGTACTACGCCCTGCTCATGCGGTCCTTCCGGCTGGGCGACTTCGGCCAGGCCTACCCGATCGCCCGCGGCAGCGCGCCGCTGCTGGTCACCGTCCTCGCCGCCGTCTTCGCCCACGAGGTGCCGGACGGCTGGGCGACCGGGGGCATCCTGGTCTCCTGCGCGGGACTGACCGGCGTCGCCCTGTGGGGGCTGCGCGGCCGCCGGCCGGACTGGGCGGCCATCGGCGCCGCCCTGGCGACCGGCGTGACCATCGCGGCGTACACGGTCGTCGACGGCCTCGGAGTACGCGCCTCCGGGACCTCCCTCGGCTACATCGCCTGGCTGATGGCGGTACAGGGCACGGTCCTGCCGGCGTACTTCCTGTACCGGCACCGCGCCGGGGCCTGGGCCCTGCTACGGCCGCACGCGGGCCTCGGACTGGCCGGCGCGGCACTGTCCGTCACCGCCTACGCGCTGGTCCTGTGGGCGCAGACCCGCGCCGAGCTGGCGCCCATCGCGGCCCTGCGCGAGTCGTCCATCCTGGTCGGCGCCGCGATAGGGGCCCTGTTCTTCAAGGAGCGGTTCGGCGCGCCCCGGATCGCGGCGGCCGGCCTCCTGGTCGTCGGGATCGGGCTGATGCTGCACACCGGATAG